The genomic stretch aagttatggtgacacgcctgctggatgaaaacataaaaggtatgcgacctgcgcagcattattgtagaattctataagaaatgcagatttcttataagaatttttgtaagacttatagaatcctataagaatttctataagacttatagactcctataagaaatatgtaagacttatagaatcctataagaatttctataagacttatagaatcctataagaattctgtaagacttatagaatcctacaagtcttacagaattcttataagaatttctgtaagacttataagaaattttcaatagggctCTGCTTTTCATTGTTAAACCTCAATCTCTAAATGCTGTAGACAGTTCTGAATCTCATACTTTCTTGATGTTAATAtagtgaatgagaagaaatatccATCTGAGGTTAAGATGGATACTAATCAACAGATGCAGGAGAAAGAAAGCTCTAGTGAGAGTAATGGTCTTGAGCAGATGGACATGGAGCTGGAAAAGGGAAAATTGGATGCCAAAGGGATTTCCAAAGATGGACCAAAACAACAGGCTATTATAGGAAACGTGGGTGATGCCAAGAAGTATAAGAATAAAGATACTGAAAGCATTATCCAACAACACCCAAGTAacatgataaataatgaaatggatgCAGCACAGTCAAGGGATGAGAATGCAGGAGGATCTGGAGAAGGCAACCAGGAGTCTCAAAGTAATTTTCTTGGTGATAGGAAGTTTATATGATAAAAGTTGtccttctcttttaattttttaatgttgataattttgaactgttctttggtATACTCAGATCATCAGTTTCCTGTTTTGTAAAAGAAACTGATGTCTCTTATCTTCACTAGTATAGTTTATTAATTACCAACTTTTCCTTCATATCTTTCACAGGTGTTGAGTTAACAAACAGGCTCTTGGTATgtgaaaaaatgattacaaatattcAAGCTTGTAATAAGAGTAAGTTGGCATAATTATTGCTCccgaattttcagagaaaatttgtCTTGTCCAATCTCATTTGTAACTCTTAATTCATTGCAGAACATGAAATGTTAGTTGCAGAATCTCTGAAAAGCCTTGAGATTAAAATGAACACCGTACTACTAAACCAAGGAAAAATTCTAGCATATATTGCTCCAGAAGATAAAATGTTTGAGCCCGCAAATATGCCAAATATACTTTTGGATAATGAGAAGGACCTGAGCAACTTTGAGGAGTTCCTCAAAACTCCATCCAACTTCAAATCATTTGTAAGTAACTTGTCTGTTACCCTAACTCTTCATCATCCATCAACTTCACAccttctatttttcttttttctgttcagtGTTAAAgttacgattaatttattttggtttcctttctgaCAGGTTTCATATGTTAGGCAAATGACGATTGATCAAACTGATGAAAAGGAGTCAGCAGCCCATATACTAAGAAAAATGTTCACAAATAAATTCGCTCGTTGTATTAATTGGGATGGAGGACacggaaaaattacatttagcaAAACTTACATAAATAAGGCTATTTGCAGTAAGTATGAATTCTTCTACCTTTTTTATCCAAATTAGAAACTTTCAGCTTTATGGcattattttctcctttgtttttaGTCTCCCAATTGAAGAATTTCCCTCAaggaaaattaatcaaaacaaagacaaaaattcaGCGGTGGTTTAACACCAGCAATCAGAGACAATTAGAAGGGAGAAGAAGCAAAGCAGAACATTCTGAAATGGGCAATGAGGATTGTATTTCTCCATGTGTAATTGATGAGGGAGACAAGGAGCAAGAAGATTAGGAAAAGTTACACATTTCCTTACCTTTTTtctgtaaaatctattttttattaaaataaatcattatatgGCCATTACACCTGAGATGTTTGATTTATCCCTAAAAATGACAATATaaattaaagtataaacattcagatgtaaaaaaaactaggtTTGGTCATAAGTAGTCAAGGTGAGGTCAAAGTGaggtcaaaatgataggtagtcatttaaggtcatattgacatcatcatga from Ischnura elegans chromosome 7, ioIscEleg1.1, whole genome shotgun sequence encodes the following:
- the LOC124161902 gene encoding uncharacterized protein LOC124161902; translation: MDTNQQMQEKESSSESNGLEQMDMELEKGKLDAKGISKDGPKQQAIIGNVGDAKKYKNKDTESIIQQHPSNMINNEMDAAQSRDENAGGSGEGNQESQSVELTNRLLVCEKMITNIQACNKKHEMLVAESLKSLEIKMNTVLLNQGKILAYIAPEDKMFEPANMPNILLDNEKDLSNFEEFLKTPSNFKSFVSYVRQMTIDQTDEKESAAHILRKMFTNKFARCINWDGGHGKITFSKTYINKAICISQLKNFPQGKLIKTKTKIQRWFNTSNQRQLEGRRSKAEHSEMGNEDCISPCVIDEGDKEQED